A genomic stretch from Anoplolepis gracilipes chromosome 16, ASM4749672v1, whole genome shotgun sequence includes:
- the Ap-1gamma gene encoding AP-1 complex subunit gamma-1 isoform X11, whose amino-acid sequence MSFQVRFNPAFNMASIKQAFNEAVERVRMPAPTRLRDLIRQIRAARTAAEERTVVNKECAYIRSTFREEDSVWRCRNIAKLLYIHMLGYPAHFGQLECLKLIASPRFTDKRIGYLGAMLLLDERQDVHLLITNCLKNDLNSSTQFVIGLALCTLGAIASPEMARDLASEVERLMKSPNAYIRKKAALCAFRIIRRVPELMEMFLPATRSLITEKNHGVLITGVTLITEMCENSTDTLNHFKKECGHREIVPNLVRILKNLILAGYSPEHDVSGVSDPFLQVKILRLLRILGRNDVDASEAMNDILAQVATNTETSKNVGNTILYETVLSIMDIKSESGLRVLAVNILGRFLLNNDKNIRYVALNTLLKTVYVDTSAVQRHRSTILECLKDPDVSIRRRAMELSFALVNSNNIRNMMKELLLFLERADPEFKAQCSSNIVMSAERFAPNKRWHLETLFKVLVAAGNYVRDDVVACTIQLISETQPQQNYAVSALWHALEKDTSDKQPLAQVATWCIGEYGDLLLYSPPSEDVETPINLTEDEIIDVYQRLLWSPQNTVVTKQYTLLSLTKLSTRFQKGHEKIRQIIDTFGSNLHIELQQRGIEFSQLFRKYDHLRPALLERMPPMETARPQANGIIGMVNGEPEPEDEKSTVLEPTTTTSDSSALLDLLGTTDVGVTTPATISNKNALPSSPAAHNNDLLDLLGSLDLNTPTSPVTPTLPLQPQASSAPMFSPTNTSNFLVDGLLSTSSVQNELPSMVVLDKSGLKITFKLERLPDIPDLLVINMLAQNSGSTVLTDFLFQAAVPRTFQLQMLSPSGTVIPPCGQVTQVLRVTNMNRAMLRMRLRISYTGPTGPVLEQTEVNNFPASTSQ is encoded by the exons ATGAGCTTCCAAGTAAG gTTTAACCCAGCCTTTAACATGGCCTCCATAAAGCAGGCTTTCAATGAGGCTGTGGAGAGAG TTAGAATGCCTGCACCGACACGGTTGAGGGATCTGATTAGACAAATTCGAGCCGCAAGAACGGCAGCGGAAGAAAGGACAGTCGTGAACAAGGAGTGCGCGTATATCCGTTCGACGTTTAGAGAAGAGGATAGTGTTTGGAGATGTCGTAACATTGCCAAGttgttgtacatacatatgctGGG ATACCCGGCACATTTCGGTCAATTGGAATGTTTAAAGCTCATCGCTTCCCCGAGATTCACAGATAAACGAATCGGCTATCTGGGGGCTATGCTGTTGTTGGACGAGCGACAGGACGTACATCTCTTGATTAcgaattgtttaaaaaa TGACTTGAACAGTTCTACGCAGTTCGTCATCGGTCTGGCGTTGTGCACTCTCGGTGCGATTGCATCGCCGGAAATGGCGAGAGATTTGGCGTCCGAAGTCGAGAGATTGATGAAGTCACCAAACGCGTACATCCGGAAGAAAGCGGCGCTCTGCGCCTTTCGGATCATTAGACGTGTGCCAGAGCTGATGGAGATGTTCTTGCCAGCCACTCGTAGTTTGATCACTGAGAAGAATCACGGAGTGCTTATCACCGGCGTCACCCTTATTACGGAGATGTGCGAAAACAGCACTGACACGTTAAATCACTTCAAAAAG GAATGCGGCCACCGTGAg ATTGTGCCAAATCTGGTAAGAATCCTGAAGAATTTGATCCTAGCCGGATATTCGCCCGAGCATGATGTGTCCGGAGTGTCGGACCCCTTCCTGCAAGTGAAAATACTTCGTCTTCTTCGTATTCTGGGACGCAATGACGTCGACGCGTCCGAAGCCATGAACGACATCCTTGCTCAAGTTGCCACCAATACGGAAACCAGTAAAAACGTTGGTAACACTATACTGTACGAGACAGTTCTGTCCATCATGGATATCAAGTCGGAAAGCGGACTTCGAGTTTTAGCAGTCAATATATTGGGcagatttttattgaataacgACAAGAATATCAGATACGTGGCCTTGAACACGTTGTTAAAGACGGTTTACGTCGACACGAGCGCGGTGCAGAGACATCGATCGACAATTCta GAATGTCTAAAGGATCCAGATGTGTCAATTAGAAGGCGCGCAATGGAATTGAGTTTCGCGCTCGTAAATTCCAATAATATCAGAAACATGATGAAGGAATTACTCTTGTTCTTGGAACGGGCTGATCCGGAATTCAAAGCTCAATGCAGCAGCAATATCGTGATGTCCGCGGAAAGATTCGCTCCGAACAAACGTTGGCATCTAGAAACTCTATTTAAAGTGCTCGTCGCA GCCGGCAATTATGTGCGTGATGATGTGGTGGCGTGCACGATACAATTAATATCAGAGACGCAGCCTCAACAGAATTACGCTGTTAGCGCGCTGTGGCATGCGCTAGAAAAAGACACGTCCGACAAGCAACCTTTGGCACAAGTTGCCACATGGTGTATCGGCGAGTATGGggatttattattgtacagtCCACCGTCGGAGGATGTCGAAACTCCGATTAAT ttgaCAGAGGATGAAATTATCGATGTGTATCAGAGATTACTTTGGAGTCCTCAGAACACTGTGGTTACAAAACAGTACACTTTATTGTCTCTTACCAAATTGAGCACGAGATTCCAGAAAGGTCACGA GAAAATTCGTCAAATCATAGATACATTTGGTAGCAATTTGCATATCGAATTACAGCAAAGAGGTATCGAGTTCTCGCAGTTATTCCGAAAGTACGATCACCTGCGCCCCGCGTTACTCGAGAGGATGCCGCCGATGGAGACTGCTCGACCACAAGCTAATGGCATTATAGGCATGGTAAATGGTGAACCAGAACCAGAAGACGAGAAATCCACAGTTTTAGAACCAACCACGACTACATCCGATTca AGTGCACTTCTAGATTTACTTGGAACTACGGATGTGGGAGTAACGACGCCGGCAAcaatttccaataaaaatgCTTTGCCGAGTTCGCCTGCAGCGCATAATAATGATCTATTAGACTTGCTCGGAAGCTTGGATTTGAATACGCCTACGTCTCCTGTTACCCCTACGCTACCATTACAACCGCAAGCATCATCGGCACCAATGTTTAGTCCCACCAACACCAGTAATTTCTTAGTGGATGGATTGCTCAGTACTTCCTCAGTTCAAAATG AACTACCTAGTATGGTTGTTTTGGACAAATCGGGACTCAAGATAACGTTTAAATTAGAGAGACTGCCGGATATCCCTGATCTgttagttataaatatgttgGCTCAGAATTCTGGAAGCACTGTTTTAACTGATTTTCTCTTTCAAGCAGCAGTTCCTAGG aCATTCCAACTACAAATGCTATCACCATCGGGTACTGTCATTCCACCGTGTGGTCAAGTAACTCAAGTGTTGAGAGTTACAAATATGAATAGG GCAATGTTAAGGATGAGACTGCGTATATCGTATACGGGTCCAACTGGACCAGTTCTGGAACAGACAGAAGTTAATAACTTTCCCGCCTCGACATCACAGTGA
- the Ap-1gamma gene encoding AP-1 complex subunit gamma-1 isoform X12 — MNASEHGFNPAFNMASIKQAFNEAVERVRMPAPTRLRDLIRQIRAARTAAEERTVVNKECAYIRSTFREEDSVWRCRNIAKLLYIHMLGYPAHFGQLECLKLIASPRFTDKRIGYLGAMLLLDERQDVHLLITNCLKNDLNSSTQFVIGLALCTLGAIASPEMARDLASEVERLMKSPNAYIRKKAALCAFRIIRRVPELMEMFLPATRSLITEKNHGVLITGVTLITEMCENSTDTLNHFKKIVPNLVRILKNLILAGYSPEHDVSGVSDPFLQVKILRLLRILGRNDVDASEAMNDILAQVATNTETSKNVGNTILYETVLSIMDIKSESGLRVLAVNILGRFLLNNDKNIRYVALNTLLKTVYVDTSAVQRHRSTILECLKDPDVSIRRRAMELSFALVNSNNIRNMMKELLLFLERADPEFKAQCSSNIVMSAERFAPNKRWHLETLFKVLVAAGNYVRDDVVACTIQLISETQPQQNYAVSALWHALEKDTSDKQPLAQVATWCIGEYGDLLLYSPPSEDVETPINLTEDEIIDVYQRLLWSPQNTVVTKQYTLLSLTKLSTRFQKGHEKIRQIIDTFGSNLHIELQQRGIEFSQLFRKYDHLRPALLERMPPMETARPQANGIIGMVNGEPEPEDEKSTVLEPTTTTSDSSALLDLLGTTDVGVTTPATISNKNALPSSPAAHNNDLLDLLGSLDLNTPTSPVTPTLPLQPQASSAPMFSPTNTSNFLVDGLLSTSSVQNELPSMVVLDKSGLKITFKLERLPDIPDLLVINMLAQNSGSTVLTDFLFQAAVPRTFQLQMLSPSGTVIPPCGQVTQVLRVTNMNRAMLRMRLRISYTGPTGPVLEQTEVNNFPASTSQ, encoded by the exons ATGAATGCCTCAGAACATGG gTTTAACCCAGCCTTTAACATGGCCTCCATAAAGCAGGCTTTCAATGAGGCTGTGGAGAGAG TTAGAATGCCTGCACCGACACGGTTGAGGGATCTGATTAGACAAATTCGAGCCGCAAGAACGGCAGCGGAAGAAAGGACAGTCGTGAACAAGGAGTGCGCGTATATCCGTTCGACGTTTAGAGAAGAGGATAGTGTTTGGAGATGTCGTAACATTGCCAAGttgttgtacatacatatgctGGG ATACCCGGCACATTTCGGTCAATTGGAATGTTTAAAGCTCATCGCTTCCCCGAGATTCACAGATAAACGAATCGGCTATCTGGGGGCTATGCTGTTGTTGGACGAGCGACAGGACGTACATCTCTTGATTAcgaattgtttaaaaaa TGACTTGAACAGTTCTACGCAGTTCGTCATCGGTCTGGCGTTGTGCACTCTCGGTGCGATTGCATCGCCGGAAATGGCGAGAGATTTGGCGTCCGAAGTCGAGAGATTGATGAAGTCACCAAACGCGTACATCCGGAAGAAAGCGGCGCTCTGCGCCTTTCGGATCATTAGACGTGTGCCAGAGCTGATGGAGATGTTCTTGCCAGCCACTCGTAGTTTGATCACTGAGAAGAATCACGGAGTGCTTATCACCGGCGTCACCCTTATTACGGAGATGTGCGAAAACAGCACTGACACGTTAAATCACTTCAAAAAG ATTGTGCCAAATCTGGTAAGAATCCTGAAGAATTTGATCCTAGCCGGATATTCGCCCGAGCATGATGTGTCCGGAGTGTCGGACCCCTTCCTGCAAGTGAAAATACTTCGTCTTCTTCGTATTCTGGGACGCAATGACGTCGACGCGTCCGAAGCCATGAACGACATCCTTGCTCAAGTTGCCACCAATACGGAAACCAGTAAAAACGTTGGTAACACTATACTGTACGAGACAGTTCTGTCCATCATGGATATCAAGTCGGAAAGCGGACTTCGAGTTTTAGCAGTCAATATATTGGGcagatttttattgaataacgACAAGAATATCAGATACGTGGCCTTGAACACGTTGTTAAAGACGGTTTACGTCGACACGAGCGCGGTGCAGAGACATCGATCGACAATTCta GAATGTCTAAAGGATCCAGATGTGTCAATTAGAAGGCGCGCAATGGAATTGAGTTTCGCGCTCGTAAATTCCAATAATATCAGAAACATGATGAAGGAATTACTCTTGTTCTTGGAACGGGCTGATCCGGAATTCAAAGCTCAATGCAGCAGCAATATCGTGATGTCCGCGGAAAGATTCGCTCCGAACAAACGTTGGCATCTAGAAACTCTATTTAAAGTGCTCGTCGCA GCCGGCAATTATGTGCGTGATGATGTGGTGGCGTGCACGATACAATTAATATCAGAGACGCAGCCTCAACAGAATTACGCTGTTAGCGCGCTGTGGCATGCGCTAGAAAAAGACACGTCCGACAAGCAACCTTTGGCACAAGTTGCCACATGGTGTATCGGCGAGTATGGggatttattattgtacagtCCACCGTCGGAGGATGTCGAAACTCCGATTAAT ttgaCAGAGGATGAAATTATCGATGTGTATCAGAGATTACTTTGGAGTCCTCAGAACACTGTGGTTACAAAACAGTACACTTTATTGTCTCTTACCAAATTGAGCACGAGATTCCAGAAAGGTCACGA GAAAATTCGTCAAATCATAGATACATTTGGTAGCAATTTGCATATCGAATTACAGCAAAGAGGTATCGAGTTCTCGCAGTTATTCCGAAAGTACGATCACCTGCGCCCCGCGTTACTCGAGAGGATGCCGCCGATGGAGACTGCTCGACCACAAGCTAATGGCATTATAGGCATGGTAAATGGTGAACCAGAACCAGAAGACGAGAAATCCACAGTTTTAGAACCAACCACGACTACATCCGATTca AGTGCACTTCTAGATTTACTTGGAACTACGGATGTGGGAGTAACGACGCCGGCAAcaatttccaataaaaatgCTTTGCCGAGTTCGCCTGCAGCGCATAATAATGATCTATTAGACTTGCTCGGAAGCTTGGATTTGAATACGCCTACGTCTCCTGTTACCCCTACGCTACCATTACAACCGCAAGCATCATCGGCACCAATGTTTAGTCCCACCAACACCAGTAATTTCTTAGTGGATGGATTGCTCAGTACTTCCTCAGTTCAAAATG AACTACCTAGTATGGTTGTTTTGGACAAATCGGGACTCAAGATAACGTTTAAATTAGAGAGACTGCCGGATATCCCTGATCTgttagttataaatatgttgGCTCAGAATTCTGGAAGCACTGTTTTAACTGATTTTCTCTTTCAAGCAGCAGTTCCTAGG aCATTCCAACTACAAATGCTATCACCATCGGGTACTGTCATTCCACCGTGTGGTCAAGTAACTCAAGTGTTGAGAGTTACAAATATGAATAGG GCAATGTTAAGGATGAGACTGCGTATATCGTATACGGGTCCAACTGGACCAGTTCTGGAACAGACAGAAGTTAATAACTTTCCCGCCTCGACATCACAGTGA